The DNA region TTGTAAATACGTCAAATCTTAATGGACAATATGCCTGGGAAATTAAAGATGTAAATGGCAAAACAGTAGAGCAATCGACAACAAGTTCTCCAACTTTTTCAAACTATATTTTTGATTCTACTGGGAATTATACAATATCATTATTGATATCTGACATTAGAACTCCAGCATGTACTAGCAGTATTAGTAAAATAATTTCTATAAAAGGCTCCATAATGGATTTCGAGGCAACTAAGACTACTTTTTGTAATACCCATTTCGGAAATGTGACTTATTTAAACTTAACGAGAGCGACGGAAATGAAAAACATTAAATATACTTGGTCTTTTGGTGATGGAGAAAGTAGAAACACGGCTTCGAATGAAACATCAATTTTAAAAACGTATAATAGTCCAAATACTAACTTTAGTTATAGCGTACAATTAACAGCATCTGATATGGACGGTTGTAGTTCATATTTATACAAACCTTACTATTTAAATATCAACAATCCTTATGCTTCTTTTTCCACATCTGATACCATTCTCTGCTCGTCTAAAAAAATAATAATTCAAAATAATTCTGATGCATCCACTCCATCCACTTATTTATGGACAGTTGGAAAATATTCTAAAACCTACCAAAATCGCTCAGATTTAAATATTAATGTAAATATTGACTCATTTCCACAAACATTCGATGTAAACTTAAAAGTTACGGATGCAGTAGGTTGTACAAAAGACACAACTATAAAAAACTATATAAAATTCCAAAAACCGAAAGCTAGTTTCACGATTGTAAATAGTGACCTTATTTCAACTTGTCCGCCTTATACGCTACAACTAAAAAACACATCTACCAGTTCTGATTCAACAGGGGTTTGGAGATTTAGTGATGGGACTTCTGATCTTGGTGACACATCTATATATTATTCTGTATTACATCCTGGATATAATACCATTAATTTAATCAACTATGGATATGATGGCTGTATAGATTCCACTAGTCAAACAATAAAAGTGAAAGGCCCGATTGCTAAACTTAGAGCAACAGACACAATTGGTTGCTTGCCTTTAAAAACAAATTTCCAAGTTGCGACATCAGACTCCATAGTGAGCTATCAATGGGCATTGGGGGATGGTACAAATTTCAATTCTTCAAGTATAAAATCATATAGTTATAATTATACAAATAGAGGTAACTATTGGCCAACAGTCCTTGTTATAGGTGGCCCTGAGGAAGGAGGATGTACGGACTTATTAACGTTAAACGATTCTATAATTGCCAATACACAATATCCCAAAATTGATATTGTCAACAAAGAGGTTATTTGTACCTTGGATACTGCTACTTTTATAAATGTAAAAGATACTTTGGGTTTTCAAGTGAAAAAATATACATGGCATTGGAATGATGGTTCTCAAGATCAGATTACGGACATCGACTCTATAAAGCATGTTTTTTATGGAAAAAATCAAACTTATCCCATCTATTTGACAGCAGAGACGGAGTATTGTACGGTTAGTTCAGATACATTAAATGTCGCTTATCATCTAAAACCGGTCGTCAATTTTGAGAGCCCGAACGAACTTTGTAAAAATGATAGTTTGCACTTATTATCATCAGTTACAAATACAGAAAATTCAGACAATAATTTCAAATGGTATATGGGAGATTCGCTCATCTACACGGGAAAAGATTCAACTTATTCAAATCTACTACCCTATTTAAATTTTAACAATTTAAAATTAATCGTCCAAACAGAATCTGGATGCTCCGATTCTATTATTAAACCAATAAACCTTTTAGATCTCCCTTCTTTAACTTTTAAAACATTACAAAAATTTTGTACCGGAGATTCTATTTCAATAAATACGACAAGTGATGCTACTAGTTTTAAATGGACGCCAACTCTTTATATAACAAATGATTCCGTCCAGAGTCCTATTATTTTTCCAGACAGTACGAAAACATTTTATGTAAATTTAGTGGGAGCTAATAGTTGTAAAAATACAGACAGTATACTTGTTCCCGTTGATCAAAAGGTAGGTCTAACATTTATCGATAATTACAACTATTGTATATCCGATAGTTCTAATCTAAGCTTAAATGCAAATGCAATAAATACCAATCAATTTTTATGGTCAAGTATACCCAGTACAGGGTACATGTCAAGCGATAGTGGATCGTCTATTAATGTAAAGCCAATAACTACAACAACTTACAAGGTAGTTGCTATTAGTCAAAATACCTGCCCTGACGAATATGGTAATATTTTGGTAAATGCCTACCAAAGGCCAGAAATCAGTTTTGCTTCCAAAATTATATCCATTGGAGCTGGTGAATACTTTTATTTAAATCCTCAAATCAACCATAATAATAG from Rhizosphaericola mali includes:
- a CDS encoding PKD domain-containing protein produces the protein MTSSGQDITSSCVGNAITFSNTSGRNGDNLTWSYNNNTVNGNSFLYSFTNQGTYTITLKDNSNNESVSKVITIYSNPTTTISVSQSNICTGNSVTFSANATTTSSIKNYIWSFGDGSSVTQNNTANHSYNQAGNYNAYLYVEDINGCRSPASSTKTVSVIGSLNVGFTANGTDYFSCSNQIDFENTTLENGTLGIVYTWDFGDGTSSTEKNPGNHTYATAGKYTVKILANIPGNNSCTPGFTKDIYVGKPSIQIVLSNTSICANTSTSIKANITPSSFFSKNQDIIWQSNNASFNKDSTAINFTNAGSYTLSATNQNGCKSTTTTTINVNASPSATINITPSYGICTETNIKYGITNTSTSTSNLSYSWDFGDGTISTNETLEHKYDTAGSYITTLKLSNSNGCTSNFTQVITVTNKCIDNGLGSTYNPSFGFASISCDNKNILKFYNKDSLLKVSSWIIDNVTYPSQGDTTVIKLPTKSTEDTYNVQVKYTNGTFDKVREITIIDEVANFTYSNSDNTNNLLCAFNNITFDASAFVNTSNLNGQYAWEIKDVNGKTVEQSTTSSPTFSNYIFDSTGNYTISLLISDIRTPACTSSISKIISIKGSIMDFEATKTTFCNTHFGNVTYLNLTRATEMKNIKYTWSFGDGESRNTASNETSILKTYNSPNTNFSYSVQLTASDMDGCSSYLYKPYYLNINNPYASFSTSDTILCSSKKIIIQNNSDASTPSTYLWTVGKYSKTYQNRSDLNINVNIDSFPQTFDVNLKVTDAVGCTKDTTIKNYIKFQKPKASFTIVNSDLISTCPPYTLQLKNTSTSSDSTGVWRFSDGTSDLGDTSIYYSVLHPGYNTINLINYGYDGCIDSTSQTIKVKGPIAKLRATDTIGCLPLKTNFQVATSDSIVSYQWALGDGTNFNSSSIKSYSYNYTNRGNYWPTVLVIGGPEEGGCTDLLTLNDSIIANTQYPKIDIVNKEVICTLDTATFINVKDTLGFQVKKYTWHWNDGSQDQITDIDSIKHVFYGKNQTYPIYLTAETEYCTVSSDTLNVAYHLKPVVNFESPNELCKNDSLHLLSSVTNTENSDNNFKWYMGDSLIYTGKDSTYSNLLPYLNFNNLKLIVQTESGCSDSIIKPINLLDLPSLTFKTLQKFCTGDSISINTTSDATSFKWTPTLYITNDSVQSPIIFPDSTKTFYVNLVGANSCKNTDSILVPVDQKVGLTFIDNYNYCISDSSNLSLNANAINTNQFLWSSIPSTGYMSSDSGSSINVKPITTTTYKVVAISQNTCPDEYGNILVNAYQRPEISFASKIISIGAGEYFYLNPQINHNNSTLYHYQWLPTTGLDNPYSENPKAISDQDITYTLNISSNFGCAASDSITVKVLCSSSKLFMANAFTPNGDGKNDRFYVTGYGIKSVEHFIIVDRWGKKMFERNNIMSNDFSQGWDGTTNGKQVEPGTYMYFADIICTEGQKYQLKGSVTLIR